In a genomic window of Corynebacterium coyleae:
- a CDS encoding heme/hemin ABC transporter substrate-binding protein: MKLWKTPLVCAVAAAVGLSLGGCASWDNPVQTEQKALSQSLATGADPHQAEGVAMVSEISEVEPVEAERETALPVELTDADGHDVTVTDTSRILALDLYGTYTKTLRGIGLADNIVGRTVSSAEPSLSDLPVVTENGHSLNVEAILNLRPTLVIVDHSVGPSEAIDQIRAAGVTTVVMEPKRTMASMGEDIMNVASVVGEPEAGKLLAERSEKEVQQALEAIKQVVPKQPLRMSFLYARGTGGVFYLLGGEDGTKDLIEALGGVDVNTENGIGNASPASPEALAQVNPEVFVMMNGGLQSTGDIEGLLQRPGVAQTTAGQHKRVLSLPDGDSLAFGPQTGELLLRAAHALYGEGQ, translated from the coding sequence ATGAAGCTTTGGAAAACACCCCTCGTCTGCGCGGTCGCGGCGGCCGTGGGTCTGTCGCTTGGAGGTTGCGCCAGCTGGGACAACCCCGTGCAAACCGAACAAAAGGCGCTTTCGCAGTCGCTCGCAACCGGAGCCGACCCGCACCAGGCTGAGGGCGTCGCGATGGTATCGGAGATTTCCGAGGTAGAACCCGTCGAAGCGGAGCGCGAAACTGCGCTGCCCGTCGAACTTACTGACGCCGACGGCCACGACGTCACGGTTACCGACACCTCCCGCATCCTCGCGCTCGACCTCTACGGCACCTACACAAAGACGCTCCGCGGTATCGGGTTGGCGGACAACATTGTCGGTCGCACGGTCAGCTCCGCGGAACCCTCGCTTTCTGACCTTCCCGTGGTCACCGAAAACGGTCACTCACTAAACGTGGAGGCAATACTGAACTTGCGCCCGACGTTGGTCATCGTGGATCACTCCGTCGGTCCGAGCGAGGCCATCGACCAAATCCGCGCGGCGGGCGTGACCACCGTCGTCATGGAGCCGAAACGGACCATGGCATCAATGGGAGAGGACATCATGAACGTGGCCTCCGTCGTCGGGGAGCCAGAAGCGGGCAAACTCCTCGCGGAACGAAGTGAAAAAGAGGTGCAGCAAGCTCTCGAAGCGATCAAGCAGGTCGTCCCGAAACAGCCGCTGCGCATGTCATTCCTGTACGCGCGCGGGACCGGCGGCGTGTTCTACCTGCTCGGCGGCGAAGACGGCACCAAGGACCTCATCGAGGCGCTCGGCGGCGTCGACGTGAACACTGAAAACGGCATCGGCAACGCTTCCCCCGCCAGCCCCGAAGCGCTCGCCCAGGTCAATCCAGAGGTGTTCGTCATGATGAACGGCGGGCTGCAATCCACCGGCGATATCGAGGGCCTGCTTCAACGACCCGGTGTCGCACAGACGACCGCCGGCCAGCACAAGCGCGTGCTTTCACTTCCCGACGGCGACTCGCTTGCGTTCGGCCCCCAAACCGGGGAACTTCTGCTGCGCGCAGCCCACGCCCTGTACGGGGAGGGGCAGTGA
- a CDS encoding HtaA domain-containing protein, translated as MNVRTHLGAVACASLIGFTATMFGAAPALLPLAAAEESASTHRSVSAGTMQWGVRESFRKYIEGPIAHGSISVGGGAQRSGDGFTFDAKSSALTSASAGEISFQGEVHFTGHNGALDMTLRNPTVVVNGAQAELRVDYASRKYEGMNSTGPVREGTQELLATIALNAAPDFSAQTTTIAGPTSLTTTGAEIFGGFYEVGAPLDPVTIELSLNDASGPAPQPKEGGGTSGAKRSGATSGPARLLGEINDTLEELNAMFANTETLLRSGESLHRRVLPTQEGTSPAPAANSGAPTSNAPRTGGTSNATNSPANVNPGSVPATPAGAPKASGGTNTGNAAKPTGAAPAGGASDSGICDSSASRGIVSSEAQWGIRQSFRTYIRGNIAKGRWELKGVGDDGNAFTFSGNSGAVDTAARSGSILYPGTIHFTGHEGVLDTRFSNMEIQFSGDSGQIVINVSSNSTDGKANDFGRIAIANLSFSELSVSDSAVSGSAQATLTQVGAEAFGQFYPAGAPLDPVSFSARLGNTANCREGQGGASSESSTGKGGTAGDAAALKRGGTAGAQAKLNSGTTPENAKGSVFDEVEGTDAVESAKQPEGGKFQIKNSAAGDGAGSGGWDDSTVAKLLLLVASLLGAGGALTRFIATG; from the coding sequence ATGAATGTTCGCACCCACCTCGGCGCAGTCGCTTGCGCGAGTCTGATCGGCTTTACCGCCACCATGTTCGGCGCCGCGCCTGCGCTTCTTCCTCTCGCGGCGGCCGAAGAGTCTGCCAGCACACACCGCAGTGTCTCAGCGGGAACCATGCAATGGGGGGTGCGCGAATCGTTCAGAAAATACATCGAAGGTCCCATAGCCCACGGCAGCATTTCGGTCGGTGGCGGCGCACAGCGCTCAGGCGACGGTTTCACGTTCGACGCCAAATCCTCGGCACTGACTTCAGCCTCGGCCGGCGAAATCAGCTTCCAGGGTGAGGTCCATTTCACCGGGCACAACGGCGCGCTTGATATGACGCTGCGCAACCCCACAGTGGTGGTCAATGGCGCTCAAGCCGAACTGCGGGTGGATTACGCTTCACGGAAGTACGAGGGCATGAACTCGACCGGCCCGGTGCGCGAAGGCACCCAAGAGCTGCTCGCCACCATCGCGCTCAACGCCGCCCCGGATTTCTCCGCACAAACAACGACCATCGCAGGCCCCACCTCCCTCACCACAACCGGTGCGGAGATCTTCGGTGGCTTCTACGAGGTGGGCGCTCCACTCGACCCGGTCACAATTGAGCTATCGCTTAACGACGCCTCCGGCCCCGCCCCACAGCCCAAAGAGGGCGGCGGCACCTCCGGCGCAAAGAGATCGGGCGCCACCTCCGGCCCGGCCCGCCTCCTCGGCGAGATCAACGACACCCTGGAAGAACTCAACGCGATGTTCGCCAACACTGAGACACTGCTGCGCAGCGGTGAGTCACTGCATCGCCGGGTACTTCCGACGCAGGAAGGCACGAGCCCTGCACCAGCGGCCAACAGCGGCGCCCCCACGTCCAATGCCCCCCGAACGGGAGGAACCTCCAACGCAACGAACAGTCCAGCGAACGTCAACCCTGGCTCCGTCCCCGCGACACCAGCCGGCGCGCCGAAGGCGAGTGGCGGCACGAACACCGGTAATGCAGCAAAACCCACTGGTGCGGCACCTGCGGGTGGCGCCAGCGACAGCGGGATCTGTGACTCGAGCGCGTCTCGCGGGATTGTCAGTTCCGAGGCCCAGTGGGGCATTCGCCAATCTTTCCGCACGTACATCCGCGGCAACATCGCGAAAGGACGCTGGGAACTCAAAGGCGTCGGCGACGACGGCAACGCGTTCACGTTCTCCGGCAATTCCGGTGCGGTGGACACTGCCGCACGCTCCGGTTCCATCCTCTACCCCGGCACCATCCACTTCACCGGCCACGAAGGGGTGTTAGACACCCGCTTTTCCAATATGGAGATCCAGTTCAGTGGCGATTCGGGCCAAATCGTCATCAATGTTTCGTCGAATAGCACTGATGGCAAGGCGAATGATTTCGGCCGCATCGCGATCGCCAACTTATCCTTCAGCGAGCTGAGCGTTTCCGATTCCGCGGTGTCCGGCTCCGCGCAGGCGACGCTCACCCAAGTCGGCGCGGAGGCGTTCGGCCAGTTCTACCCCGCTGGGGCCCCACTCGACCCAGTGAGTTTCAGCGCTCGCCTCGGCAACACGGCGAACTGCCGCGAGGGGCAGGGTGGGGCCTCCTCGGAGTCGTCGACAGGCAAAGGCGGAACCGCAGGTGACGCTGCGGCGCTGAAGCGCGGCGGCACGGCAGGAGCCCAAGCGAAGCTGAACTCAGGGACGACCCCCGAAAACGCAAAAGGCAGCGTGTTCGACGAGGTAGAAGGTACAGATGCCGTGGAATCCGCCAAACAGCCCGAAGGCGGAAAGTTCCAGATCAAAAACTCCGCGGCAGGCGACGGCGCCGGCAGCGGAGGCTGGGACGACTCAACGGTGGCCAAACTCCTGCTTCTGGTGGCCTCGTTGCTCGGCGCCGGTGGCGCGCTGACCAGGTTTATTGCGACCGGATAA